The genomic segment CCTCAAAGAGGGCCATCCGTGCTCGCTCGAATCCGGCAGCGTCGCGCGTACGGTTGGACACCGCTCGGGCGGACGCCATGCCGAACGACTCCTTGTAGGCGCGACCGTCGGGGCCGAACTTGAGGTCACCGGGGCTCTCGAGCGTGCCAGCGAACCACGAGCCGATCATGACGCTCGCTGCACCGGCCGCCAGGGCAAGCGCGACGTCGCGGGGGTAGCGGACACCACCGTCCGCCCATACGTGCGCGCCGACTTCGCGAGCGGCTTCGGCGCATTCGAGCACTGCTGAGAACTGGGGTCGACCAACGCCGGTCATCATGCGGGTCGTACACATGGCGCCCGGGCCCACGCCAACTTTGACGACGTCGGCTCCGGCAGCGACGAGGTCGCGGACGCCGTCGGCAGACACGACGTTGCCGGCGGCGATCGAGACGCGCCGACCTGTCTTTGCCGTGTAGGCATCGCGAGCAGCCACGACCACGGGCAGTGTCTCGATCATCTTCGACTGATGGCCGTGAGCAGTGTCGACGACGAGCACGTCGATACCGAGCTCGAGCAGCGCACCGGCCTTGGCTGCAACATCGCCGTTGATGCCAACGGCCGCGCCCACGACGAGCTTGCCGTCGGCGTCGACTGCGGGCTCGTAGATCGTCGAGCGAAGTGCTCCCTTGCGGGTGAGCACACCAACGAGCTCGCCGCCGTCGAGCACGGGAGCGACAGCCATGTGGCGCGCGGACATCTCGTTGAAGCACGTACGTGGATCGATGCCCGCGTCGAAGGTCGTGACATCGCCCGTCATGACTTCGCTGACCTGCGCGAACCGGTCGATGTCGGCGCCGTCGCGCTCGGTGACGATGCCGACGACCTTGCCGTCGTCAACGACGACCACTGCCCCGTGCGCGCGCTTCGGCAGCAGGCTCATCGCCTCGCCAACGGTGGTGGTCGGGCCGACCGTGACGGGGGTGTCGTAGACGACGTGGGCCGCCTTGACTCGGGAGACCGTGGTCGCCACGACGTCGAGGGGAATGTCCTGGGGGATGATCGCGATTCCGCCGCGGCGGGCGATGGTCTCGGCCATACGTCGGCCGGAGATCGCCGTCATGTTCGACACGACAATGGGGAGCGTCGTGCCCGTGCCATCAGCGGTCGTGAGATCAACGTCGAGCCGGCTCGTCACGTCGGACCGACGCGGAACCATGAAGACGTCGTTGTACGTCAGGTCGTGCGTGGGCTGCAGATCGTTGAGGAACTTCACCTGCCAAGTCTAGGTCTGTCCTAGATACGCGGTCGCGTCATGCAAGACTTCGGGGCGGAAACGGGACGGGCTGCCGGATCTCGACGTCGGAAGGCTTTACATGACCACGACATCCAATGGAGGGGCCCGGAGACTCCGGTCCATCCAGGGTCTACGAGGCGTGGCGGTTCTCCTCGTCGTGCTCTACCACGTGGGCGCGCCGATCGGAGCCGGGTTCATCGGCGTCGACGTCTTCTTCGTGATCTCCGGTTTCGTCATCACCCGGCTGGTGCTCTCCAGGTCGGCCAGCACGATGCGTCTCAGCCTGCGCGATTTCTGGGCGGGGCGCGTACGGCGACTGGCTCCAGCGTTGGGTGTCGCAATCCTGCTCACCTTGCTGCTCAGTGTTCCGTTCGCCAGCCCGGTGGGTGTCCAGGGCGACACTGGCGTCACCGGCATTGCCAGCGTCGCTTGGCTGGCCAATATCGTCCTGGCGACGTTGACGCTGGGCTACTTCGCAGACAGCGCGGTCCAGAACCCGCTCCTCCACATGTGGTCACTTGCGGTCGAGGAGCAGTTCTACATTGCTTTCCCCCTGATCGTTGTCGCTGTCCTGTGGTGGGTCCGCCGACGTGGCAAGGCGAACCGGATCCGCCCGTTCGCAATCGTCGTGGCCATCGTCACCGCACTTTCATTCCTGGCGTCAGTCGCACTGACGTACTCAAACCTGCCGCTGGGTGTCGGACCGACCCTGGCGTTCTACTCGCCGGTGACCCGCGCATGGGAATTCGGAGCCGGCGCCCTCGTGGCGATGTTGCCAGCTCTGGTAGCGGCGCGCCGTGCGCAGTGGCTCGCTGCGGTCGGTGCTGCTCTCCTCGTTGTCAGCTTGGTGGTGATTGACGATCCGACGATCTTCCCGGGCTACATCGCGTTCTTCCCCGTGATTGGCTCAGCGCTGATCTGTTACGCGGCAAACTCCTCGGGGGAGAGGGTGCTCTCGTCTGAGCCCATGGTCTGGCTCGGTGACCGGTCGTACGGCTGGTACCTCTTCCACTGGCCGCTCATCGTGCTCGCGTCAGATTTCCTGACCGCCGCGGGGGCGGCGCTGATCGCGCTTGGGATTGCCCATCTGAGCTTGCGCTACGTGGAGGACCCGATTCGCCATCGCCGGCGCTGGTCGAAGCTCTCCGCTCCGAAGTTGTGGCTCCTCACCAGCGTTCCGGTGGTCGGGGCGAGCGTGCTGCTGATGGTGGCGAGCTCGAATCACTGGTGGAACCAGTCGGTCGAGACGTACGCCAAGAGCGTGTCGCGCGGCGTGCACCCCATACAGACGCTGTGCCAGTCTGCGACACCGCTCACTGAGCGGA from the Aeromicrobium panaciterrae genome contains:
- a CDS encoding GuaB1 family IMP dehydrogenase-related protein, with the protein product MKFLNDLQPTHDLTYNDVFMVPRRSDVTSRLDVDLTTADGTGTTLPIVVSNMTAISGRRMAETIARRGGIAIIPQDIPLDVVATTVSRVKAAHVVYDTPVTVGPTTTVGEAMSLLPKRAHGAVVVVDDGKVVGIVTERDGADIDRFAQVSEVMTGDVTTFDAGIDPRTCFNEMSARHMAVAPVLDGGELVGVLTRKGALRSTIYEPAVDADGKLVVGAAVGINGDVAAKAGALLELGIDVLVVDTAHGHQSKMIETLPVVVAARDAYTAKTGRRVSIAAGNVVSADGVRDLVAAGADVVKVGVGPGAMCTTRMMTGVGRPQFSAVLECAEAAREVGAHVWADGGVRYPRDVALALAAGAASVMIGSWFAGTLESPGDLKFGPDGRAYKESFGMASARAVSNRTRDAAGFERARMALFEEGISSSRMFLDPDRPGVEDLLDQIIAGIRSSFTYAGARTIAEFNDRVVVGVQSSAGYEEGRPLHASWS
- a CDS encoding acyltransferase family protein, with protein sequence MTTTSNGGARRLRSIQGLRGVAVLLVVLYHVGAPIGAGFIGVDVFFVISGFVITRLVLSRSASTMRLSLRDFWAGRVRRLAPALGVAILLTLLLSVPFASPVGVQGDTGVTGIASVAWLANIVLATLTLGYFADSAVQNPLLHMWSLAVEEQFYIAFPLIVVAVLWWVRRRGKANRIRPFAIVVAIVTALSFLASVALTYSNLPLGVGPTLAFYSPVTRAWEFGAGALVAMLPALVAARRAQWLAAVGAALLVVSLVVIDDPTIFPGYIAFFPVIGSALICYAANSSGERVLSSEPMVWLGDRSYGWYLFHWPLIVLASDFLTAAGAALIALGIAHLSLRYVEDPIRHRRRWSKLSAPKLWLLTSVPVVGASVLLMVASSNHWWNQSVETYAKSVSRGVHPIQTLCQSATPLTERKMSECTFGPADDGEPMILIGDSNGGMYADMAARAAKKVGRQITIATIPSCQVADLAIARPKVRLTFAVDCHSRYKDTLKWLSTQPKSTVIVASGSSIPDLDDYILVDEKSRVYEDGADKERAWASSLERSYKAIEAEGHTVVPVELIPQWSDPDGTSWSPKDCQLIDVLRDRTDCESHRSRTTMDKEQRHTLAAMSEAAAAVGATSIEVRDLLCAGEECGTSKDGVGLYSDSAHLTPAGADLVMSRFVELMSHPPR